The Chlorocebus sabaeus isolate Y175 chromosome 1, mChlSab1.0.hap1, whole genome shotgun sequence genome includes a region encoding these proteins:
- the TNNT3 gene encoding troponin T, fast skeletal muscle isoform X1, translating into MCACAFCHLEDTAEEDAEEEKPRPKLTAPKIPEGEKVDFDDIQKKRQNKDLMELQALIDSHFEARKKEEEELVALKERIEKRRAERAEQQRIRAEKERERQNRLAEEKARREEEDAKRRAEDDLKKKKALSSMGANYSSYLAKADQKRGKKQTAREMKKKILAERRKPLNIDHLSEDKLRDKAKELWETLHQLETDKFEFGEKLKRQKYDVSPGTSGPGALAAFTHPPEHPLPASRANSGPAHRRALGPERPTQAVATDPWMRLLS; encoded by the exons ATGTGTGCTTGTGCCTTTTGCCACCTGGAAGACACCGCAGAGGAGGATGCGGAAG AGGAGAAACCAAGACCCAA ACTCACTGCTCCTAAGATCCCAGAAGGGGAGAAAGTGGACTTCGAT GACATCCAGAAGAAGCGTCAGAACAAAGATCTAATGGAGCTCCAGGCCCTCATCGACAGCCACTTTGAAGCccggaagaaggaggaggaggagctggtcGCCCTCAAGGAGAGAATC GAGAAGCGCCGTGCGGAGAGAGCGGAGCAGCAGAGGATTCGtgcagagaaggagagggagcGCCAGAACAGACTGGCG GAGGAAAAGGccagaagggaggaggaggatgccaagaggagggcagaggacgacctgaagaagaagaaagctcTGTCTTCCATGGGAGCCAACTACAGCAGCTACTTGGCCAAG GCTGACCAGAAGAGAGGCAAGAAGCAGACGGCCCGTGAAATGAAGAAGAAGATTCTTGCTGAGAGACGCAAGCCGCTCAACATCGACCACCTCAGTGAAGACAAACTGAG GGACAAAGCCAAGGAGCTCTGGGAGACCCTGCACCAGCTGGAGACCGACAAGTTCGAGTTTGGGGAGAAGCTGAAACGCCAGAAATATGATGTGAGTCCTGGCACCTCCGGCCCTGGGGCCCTAGCAGCTTTTACCCACCCGCCAGAGCACCCACTCCCTGCGTCCCGAGCAAACTCTGGACCTGCCCATCGCAGGGCCCTGGGACCTGAGAGGCCCACACAGGCTGTCGCCACTGACCCCTGGATGAGGCTGCTCTCCTGA
- the TNNT3 gene encoding troponin T, fast skeletal muscle isoform X2, whose amino-acid sequence MCACAFCHLEDTAEEDAEEEKPRPKLTAPKIPEGEKVDFDDIQKKRQNKDLMELQALIDSHFEARKKEEEELVALKERIEKRRAERAEQQRIRAEKERERQNRLAEEKARREEEDAKRRAEDDLKKKKALSSMGANYSSYLAKADQKRGKKQTAREMKKKILAERRKPLNIDHLSEDKLRDKAKELWETLHQLETDKFEFGEKLKRQKYDITTLRSRIDQAQKHSKKAGTPAKGKVGGRWK is encoded by the exons ATGTGTGCTTGTGCCTTTTGCCACCTGGAAGACACCGCAGAGGAGGATGCGGAAG AGGAGAAACCAAGACCCAA ACTCACTGCTCCTAAGATCCCAGAAGGGGAGAAAGTGGACTTCGAT GACATCCAGAAGAAGCGTCAGAACAAAGATCTAATGGAGCTCCAGGCCCTCATCGACAGCCACTTTGAAGCccggaagaaggaggaggaggagctggtcGCCCTCAAGGAGAGAATC GAGAAGCGCCGTGCGGAGAGAGCGGAGCAGCAGAGGATTCGtgcagagaaggagagggagcGCCAGAACAGACTGGCG GAGGAAAAGGccagaagggaggaggaggatgccaagaggagggcagaggacgacctgaagaagaagaaagctcTGTCTTCCATGGGAGCCAACTACAGCAGCTACTTGGCCAAG GCTGACCAGAAGAGAGGCAAGAAGCAGACGGCCCGTGAAATGAAGAAGAAGATTCTTGCTGAGAGACGCAAGCCGCTCAACATCGACCACCTCAGTGAAGACAAACTGAG GGACAAAGCCAAGGAGCTCTGGGAGACCCTGCACCAGCTGGAGACCGACAAGTTCGAGTTTGGGGAGAAGCTGAAACGCCAGAAATATGAT ATCACCACGCTCAGAAGCCGCATCGACCAGGCCCAGAAGCA CAGCAAGAAGGCCGGGACCCCAGCCAAGGGCAAAGTCGGCGGGCGCTGGAAGTAG
- the TNNT3 gene encoding troponin T, fast skeletal muscle isoform X4: MELQALIDSHFEARKKEEEELVALKERIEKRRAERAEQQRIRAEKERERQNRLAEEKARREEEDAKRRAEDDLKKKKALSSMGANYSSYLAKADQKRGKKQTAREMKKKILAERRKPLNIDHLSEDKLRDKAKELWETLHQLETDKFEFGEKLKRQKYDVSPGTSGPGALAAFTHPPEHPLPASRANSGPAHRRALGPERPTQAVATDPWMRLLS, encoded by the exons ATGGAGCTCCAGGCCCTCATCGACAGCCACTTTGAAGCccggaagaaggaggaggaggagctggtcGCCCTCAAGGAGAGAATC GAGAAGCGCCGTGCGGAGAGAGCGGAGCAGCAGAGGATTCGtgcagagaaggagagggagcGCCAGAACAGACTGGCG GAGGAAAAGGccagaagggaggaggaggatgccaagaggagggcagaggacgacctgaagaagaagaaagctcTGTCTTCCATGGGAGCCAACTACAGCAGCTACTTGGCCAAG GCTGACCAGAAGAGAGGCAAGAAGCAGACGGCCCGTGAAATGAAGAAGAAGATTCTTGCTGAGAGACGCAAGCCGCTCAACATCGACCACCTCAGTGAAGACAAACTGAG GGACAAAGCCAAGGAGCTCTGGGAGACCCTGCACCAGCTGGAGACCGACAAGTTCGAGTTTGGGGAGAAGCTGAAACGCCAGAAATATGATGTGAGTCCTGGCACCTCCGGCCCTGGGGCCCTAGCAGCTTTTACCCACCCGCCAGAGCACCCACTCCCTGCGTCCCGAGCAAACTCTGGACCTGCCCATCGCAGGGCCCTGGGACCTGAGAGGCCCACACAGGCTGTCGCCACTGACCCCTGGATGAGGCTGCTCTCCTGA
- the TNNT3 gene encoding troponin T, fast skeletal muscle isoform X3 translates to MELQALIDSHFEARKKEEEELVALKERIEKRRAERAEQQRIRAEKERERQNRLAEEKARREEEDAKRRAEDDLKKKKALSSMGANYSSYLAKADQKRGKKQTAREMKKKILAERRKPLNIDHLSEDKLRDKAKELWETLHQLETDKFEFGEKLKRQKYDITTLRSRIDQAQKHSKKAGTPAKGKVGGRWK, encoded by the exons ATGGAGCTCCAGGCCCTCATCGACAGCCACTTTGAAGCccggaagaaggaggaggaggagctggtcGCCCTCAAGGAGAGAATC GAGAAGCGCCGTGCGGAGAGAGCGGAGCAGCAGAGGATTCGtgcagagaaggagagggagcGCCAGAACAGACTGGCG GAGGAAAAGGccagaagggaggaggaggatgccaagaggagggcagaggacgacctgaagaagaagaaagctcTGTCTTCCATGGGAGCCAACTACAGCAGCTACTTGGCCAAG GCTGACCAGAAGAGAGGCAAGAAGCAGACGGCCCGTGAAATGAAGAAGAAGATTCTTGCTGAGAGACGCAAGCCGCTCAACATCGACCACCTCAGTGAAGACAAACTGAG GGACAAAGCCAAGGAGCTCTGGGAGACCCTGCACCAGCTGGAGACCGACAAGTTCGAGTTTGGGGAGAAGCTGAAACGCCAGAAATATGAT ATCACCACGCTCAGAAGCCGCATCGACCAGGCCCAGAAGCA CAGCAAGAAGGCCGGGACCCCAGCCAAGGGCAAAGTCGGCGGGCGCTGGAAGTAG